The stretch of DNA ACCCCATTTAGTCTCTTTAGTGTTTGATTAGCGGCCGTACCGTACACCTGAGCTGCGTAATCAAGCTTCCCACCTATAAGGGCTCTATGTACCTTCAAAAGTTGTGACCTATTAGCACCCCACTTAATGGAAGAAAGGGCTTTTATGATTCTTAAACGTTTTTGacaattaattctcaattctTCTACTTgctttctaaaattaatttttcgatCAAAAGTAATACCTAGGATTTTTATAAACTGAGCTTCTTCTATTGTTCtattattaaggaaaaaagtTGGTGTCTCgcaaattctttttctacaaaaatgaATCCATTTAGTTTTGGATGCTGAAAAGGACAATCCGTTATTAAAAGCCCATTCTTCGAGAATTGAGATACCTTTTTGAATATGATCTTTAAGAGCTGATGAGGTTTTAGATGCACCATAAATTACTAGGTCATCTGCATACAAAAAATGGTTTATATTGTTTTCTGTAAGTATTCTAGAAATCCCGTTAATTGCTACTAGAAATAGTGAAACTGACAAAACGCTACCTGTGGGTGTCCCATTTATTTGTTCTTTCCATGACGATTGAGAATTACCAACCAAAACTGAAAATTGACggttttctaagaaatttttaatgtaagaCAAAATGTTTCCTTCAAAGCCCCATTCCTTCAATTGTTTAATAATAACTACTTTCCAAAGTCTTTCATAAGCTTTTTCTAGGTCAAAACTTACTGCAAAAACGTGTTCGcgactatttattttttctgctATAAAATCTTGAAGACAAGCTAGATTATCAATAGTGGACCTAGACCGTCGAAAGCCTGAGTGATACGgagaaattagattttctttttctagcCACCACATTACTCGATTTGCTATCATTTTTTCCATAACTTTCCCTAGACAACTTAGAAGTGAAATCGGTCTATAATTTACAGGGTCGGATAAATCTTTATTTGGTTTGGGTATTGGAATAATAAGGGCTTTCTTCCAATCgtcaggaaattttctttcaaaaaatatcttattatacatttcaagaataaaatctaaaacttTATCGGGACACTTTTTAATCATATTGTAAGAAATATTATCTAGTCCTgtagattttccttttgtagTGGCTAGAGCTCTATCCAGTTCTGCACGATTAAACCTATTATTAATTTCTACAGGTGGGATGCTAATAGGCACTGTCTGATAGTGTTCTAGAGATTTTTGATTATTCAGCTCAGGGTCACTTAAATGGGAATTATccgaatttttgaaaaatctatttgCCAAAGTTTCTGCAATTTCTTTTGGGTCTTCTATGTTGCGATTATCTACGTTAAGTTCGTTAATTCTACTACCTTTAAAGGATCcggaaatttttctaattttatccCAAACTATTTTAGGCGTCGTGTctactttaatattttctacaaatttttCCCAACTAGACTTGCGCGCTTCATCCATCAATATCCTaacttctttttgttttttacgATAGTTTTCTAGATTTTCCATAGTCGGATGCCAGTAAAActtcttgaataatttatttctatttttaactTCATTGGCTATATTAGAATTCCACCACGGGACATATTTATCTCTAATAAATCCTTTAGATTTGGGGATTGATTTTTCTGCTGCTTTGACTAAATTATCCGTAATATACCTCACAAGATCTTCTATCGGTAGATCGCTACTAGTATCAATGGTTTCTTCTACTATTTTCTCATACAGGTCCCACCTTGCCAAGTCTTCCTTCCACCGTACACGAGACGCGTGTGTTTGCACAGCATTAGGGGTGTTAATTGTTATAGGAAAATGATCGCTAGATGTTGACTTATCTGTGACTTTCCAATCAAGTGTAGTTGACAAAGACGGGGAGCAAAGAGTTAGATCTATTGCGGTGAGTGCACCATATCCCGGATGGAGATATGTTGCCCTACCGTCATTCAAACAAGttacattattattttggataaattcttcaataacgCGACCCCTTTTGTTAAAATATGTGCTGCCCCACAAAGGATTATGGGAGTTAAAATCCCCACAAATAATGAATGGATTATTAAATTgacttaaaagattttcaagttGTGAAATTGTGAGCTGATCTTTTGGATTAATATATActgaacaaaaagaaattgtttttccatgtatCTTTACATTGACAGCTAATGCATCAAGATTTGTGttaagattaattaaagaatgTGTTAATTCAGATTTAATGAGGATTGCGACTCCTCCTTTAGCagaatcaaataaaagattgTTAGAAATTACATTATAATTAGTTAGTGACGGGTTAGATCTAGAAGTAAGATGAGTTTCCTGAAGCAAAATTATGTCTGGTTTAATCTGATTagttattaatttcaattcactAAAATTATTCCAATATCCATTTATATTCCATTgcaaaataatcattaaaaagaaaaaaaaaattaaggcgGTCAAGAAACTCTTTACTTtagaatatgagaaaaaaaagcaaaaaaaaaatcgctttGCAATTGGAGGCGACTCAGTTGCAGAACAATTTACGCAAACACGTATGCCTGCACAGCTGAGCCGTCTCCAGCCGCTAAAACGATGCCTATTCTAAAGCCTAATCTATACCTATTTCCCTATTGATAGAAGATTTGTTGCTGGTGGCCGCCTGGGTGGTTGAGACATCCTTCTGTTGTGATGCTgcaatcttcttcttcttgttcttTGACACCTTGCTGTTGTCGGCTTTCCCGGATGAAGAAGATTTCGGTTGCTTATTCTTTGGCGTACTTGAAGCTTTCTTTGCAATGTTGGTGTTGGTACGGGCTGCAGCTTGGGCCCGTGTGGTTACAGATGTGCGGGATGGAATCTCCTTTTCAGCGTTATTCTTCTCAGGCACAGAATGTTGATCCTCCTGAGTATCTTCCTCTTCACTGGCGGAAACTTCCCCCTCTTCCTCGTGATTTGTCTTCGAATCCATACTCTCAGATGTTGAGTCGTATACTGAAGATCCGGTGGTGAGATTCACAAGAGTATCTTCCTCCATCGCTTCGCCAGCTAATTCCGGAATTATTTGGGCTTGAGACGTCTCATTGGGGTTCGTCATGGGATTCGTCGTGGGATTTTCTGCAGGTCGTCCTCTTGGTACATTCCTCTTCCCCCCACATTGACATTTGCAGTGTTCACAATTGACTCCAAACGATGTTTGTCTCTTCGTGACATTTGAGAATGTCTCACCTTCCCTGCCCATCCCCTCAATAAACCTCCTCTTTGCTTCAGCAAATGAGATTTTGTTGTACACTCGTATCTTCTGTATCTCAAACTCAGCCTGAAACACTGGGCACTTCCTGGACCAACTTACATGATTCTGCCCGCAGTTGATGCACTTTGCCTCTCCTGTACATGCTCTGGGTAGTGCTCCTTCTCCGCGCAAATACCACACATATCCATCCCACGGCAGGATGTCTTCATGTGCCCGAATTTCTGACACTTGAAGCAGCGTAGCGGGTTTGGAACGAAGGGGGCTACATTCACTTTGAGATAGCCAGCCTTGATGTACGCTGGGATTTCCGGTAGCGCGAAAGTCACGATGAATGTTCCTGTATTCATCCACGCCGAAGCACCCTCTCTGGCGTTTTGATTGGTTCGTCTCTCCACCTGCGACGGTTTCCTCTTGATTTGCCTGATCTCTGTCACCATTTGAGATGACAATTCCGACAGCAGTTCATTCTCATCCATATAGGCCAAATCCCAGCTGCGAATGACCCCTTTGGAGGTATTGAAGCGTGGGTGTTCCTCTACCTTCACCTCATGACTTCCGATTTTGTTTACTCTCATCATTCGGAGTGCCTGTTCCCTTGATTTCGTCTCAATTACAATCGTCCCGTCCCTGAGACGCGTAATATCCTTCACCTCCCCCAAAGGATGCAGTTCTCTTGCGATAAGAAATGGTGATACACGCAGCATACTCTCATTTTCTCCTGCTTTCTTGACCGTTAGAAAACGTCCTCCCTTCGCGATTCTCTCCACTTCCGGGTTTCTGGGATCCAGAAGACCCTTCCTATACCCAGCATCCAAGGGCGGGAATTCTCTGGGGGCTAGAGAAAGTTCGCGCCCCCATTCCCCGTTTGCAAATTCGGGCATAGCCCCACTACCCGCCACGGAACCTAACCTCAAACCTTCCTTTTTGTTCACTTGGGGGTgtttttatcagtttttcaACGTACCCACTAGATAATACGAGGGAAAACCCTTCCCTTTTCCACTTCAGCACTACTAAACCTTATTAAAACGAGTTTTCTCTTggtattttatcaaaattttcagaTCGAAAAGCTTTTGATGCTTCAATGTTTTGCGCGCGAAAAGGAGggtaagaaattaaatatgtaaataaaaatttctctataaatTTTAGAAGATGATCGTTTATTGGATATTCACGTCTACCTATTTCGACTTATTTATAAAGTGAAACTTTAGTGCAAAGttgatttaaatatattataactttactttaaaaattttctgataaatggaagatattaaaattgcagaaaagttCATTTGAAGAATATGCATGAAAAATCAAGTGCTTCGTTTTTCTCTCAAGCTTCATGATCGACCGGACTATATATTGCCTGGAAGAGcttgagaataaataaattgaatgtggTGAGCAATAAAACAGACTCTCACCCTGAACGTTAtgagaaataatattaatatttcccATTATTTCATGGCATTTGTTTCAAtgtttatgaattaatttgaaataatctAATTGTATTTCCAAACAGAGAGTTCTATTCCTTTTGTTAAATATAAAGagactttttttataatttcaatattcCCTTAAACAAAAacttgaacaaaaaaaataatattcttgcaataacaaaaaaagctaATGATCAAAAGAATACAGCTTTGTGATCAAAAGAAGAGATCCATACCAGAAATTATTATCTTATGCTCATTCGTTGTGCCGTGTAAAGGAAATTCCCGAGAATACCTATGTAGTTTTTTGCTTCATGTAAATTGGCCCCGAGtcaatgaatttcttcatatcaaattcataaaatacgCTTCTCACTTTGGAAGCTTTATTCTCTTTCATctcttggagaaaaaaaatatcagaatcATGATTCAATgactttctcatttttctgaTTTGATCTCTGAGAGCTTAGACCAGCACAAAGCGCACCACCACATTAGAAAGTCAATGATGAAACCCTTCCACCTTCTGTGTTTAGCAGTTTGTGTGCAACATAGTCGGTTAGTGTGCGTTGTAATATGATTTATTAGCTACATTAGAAGCATATTAGAATTTAACTTAATGGACTTTCTGAGTAATATTATACGTCGCCGTGAAAAACgtgaataagaaatatttccgATTTTATTGCATCGATTTAAAACAACATTTTGGAAACGCCTTGAAATTAGCAAGAATTTATAAGATATAACTTGAATATAAGATCAGCTTTGGCGCCATGCGTTGCAGTGTTGCGGCAACTCGTTGAGAATTCTCTTCTTATGTTTTCAGTTACGCATGAtcttattttatgcaaaacttGGCGCCAACTTGAAAGtccttgaaaaaaatctctcttacACGTTCCGCATAGATTTTACTCGCGGTTTATTTAACTCTCGAACAGGATTCTCACGCCTCATTTCtctatttggaaaattgtgaattggAGTAGGTACATATAACGATATCCcacaaaggaaaattacttttaaggaaagagattaattaatatttaaattttctgaactttcaattgaaatggaaaattagagcttttatttttttattacaagaGGTATGGATTAAATAAGTTTTTGTTGCCTTATTAAATGGAACAATtggcatttaaaattaattcaacgtAAACACACGgtgggaaaattgcaaatggatttttcttctctcattcTGGACCAAAAAGccaaaattggatttttaattgatccgatttcaaaattcacatcaataaatcacaatttatAGAACGCTACATTTCTTTCCATATAGGTATAATAGTGTGGCTTTGTCTAGTTAGAGAGTCTCTTCGCGATGCCCAAAAGTCTTTATTCCTTTTGTGAGATATTAAGCGATTGCTTgggttaaaattttctccttacTATTGGACTTGTGGTATATGTATGATTGCCCGAATGCATGCCTAACTGGTTTCTCCAATACATTTTCCAGTGTCTACAGAGGCTGTAGTACAGACATGTATGATATAAGCTGAATTTTGTACAGATGCTGCCGAAAATATTATGCACACCAGCACATTATTTCACGTTAATGCTTAATGTACTCAAGtaatgaaaacttttacaaCTAAAGGTGACTGAACCAGTTATTATAGGTGGGTACGATATAAGGAGGAAATATATTCTTAAAAAgggataagaaaaaaaaggacttCTGAATGGGAGTCACACATTAAGAAGgggagaataaaatttatgagctTTAGTAGGGTTCCCATGGTACCCTCAAAGCCCCATATAGACCACATATATTTtccaggtttttttttcttacaatttggAATATGAATATAATATGATattagaataataatttttcttcctctttccaCTAACTGATAACTGACCCCTCTACCCTACATTCCAAGAAATCAGCACAAAACTAGGTCAATAGGAcgtatattttattcaaaatagttccctatttatgaaaaatgttctctcattcaaaacatttttactctttaatttttttattcaataaaataaattatttaaatttaattttatttttagttctaaTTTTCTAGATATTCTAATGGTTCCACACGGATACctgaagaaaataagaaatttatcGCAATGTCATGGAATGTGTGATAAATTGTTGGAGCTTAGATTTATTTGTAAAGTGTACAAAAAAGTCATTCAAATTAAtctattgaaatatttcgCTTGATATGCAAATGAATAGAACGggtaagatttattttacataaccGAATTAAATATTGACCACATCAGTACCttcatataaattaaaaggCCACTTTCGTGTACAAAAAATGATATTGAGAGTGAGAGTGGTTTTCTTAATCATAAGATTATAAAGTGTGGAAGTATTTGAGAAGCAATATATgtcaacataaaaaatgtatttatattATGACCAAAATCACATTTAGGAATTAAGATTATGAGAGGTCAgcgtataatatttttttttacttcttcctACAATACATATGCACACAGATAGGTAttaattctttggaaaatccttctttttttcactttaaaaagtCGATAATCTACTTTGTGTTCATATTATTCCCTCCAATACCTGTAAACTTGTATGCTGCGAATTGTCTTGCACGTGTGGTGAAGTTGTCTTACTGGCTTTGATGTTGTCTCGCGAGTCCAAACCACAAAAAGCATAATACCTACGACCCGCAATCGCATCGGACGCGTATACCACGTCCTCGTGTTGTCTCAGttcatttttttaggtttGCTTTGTGCTTACCTTATGTGTTCTCTGCagtgaattttcttgcataatTTGCCAAGTCGTGTTCCTTTATGTGTACATATATCATTGATTTCATAGCATTATTTTATACGGAAGTGAAATTTTGAACAATATTGTACCCTTTCGCACTTTTTTTGCATAGACGATAATCAACTCTTTTAGTTCATTTTCTCGTATATTGTGTATGCTAAAAAAGTTGGCAGACTCGAAACCACCCACGCAAAATGTTTGGGCGTCTCTGATCTCTCCTGATATATAGTGTATATATGGTGTGTTCTTGAATATCTACTTTATTTTTCGTtcacattaagaaaaaaagtcaagatGTTGGCTAATTTCAGTGTTTAAGTGACTTTTTGTGAATATatcgaatttttcttcatctcta from Lutzomyia longipalpis isolate SR_M1_2022 chromosome 1, ASM2433408v1 encodes:
- the LOC129787707 gene encoding uncharacterized protein LOC129787707 gives rise to the protein MPEFANGEWGRELSLAPREFPPLDAGYRKGLLDPRNPEVERIAKGGRFLTVKKAGENESMLRVSPFLIARELHPLGEVKDITRLRDGTIVIETKSREQALRMMRVNKIGSHEVKVEEHPRFNTSKGVIRSWDLAYMDENELLSELSSQMVTEIRQIKRKPSQVERRTNQNAREGASAWMNTGTFIVTFALPEIPAYIKAGYLKVNVAPFVPNPLRCFKCQKFGHMKTSCRGMDMCGICAEKEHYPEHVQERQSASTAGRIM